CCTCGTATAACTTCATGTTTTCGTCGTTCCGTTCCGGCTTGGAACGCATCCAGTCGGAGAGCTTTTTCCCGGTTTCTTCGAGTTTGGTTTCGAGTTCCTCGAACTTCTTTCGTTCTTCCTCGTCCAGTTGTGCAACGCGGAATTCGAGCATCTTTTCCTCCAGTTCGCCGACATCGCGTTTCAGCTGCCTTGCCTTGGCGCGTGCCTCGGCCTCTTCTTTTTCCGCCAGCTTCTGCTCGGCCTGTTTGGTTGCCAGCTCGTCGAGGAATCCGCGGTAGGTCTTGCGGTCTTCCCCGCTGAGCGCGGCGCAATATTTTTCGACCTCCGCCTGTCTGAAACGGAGGAGGTTCTTCAGTTCCGCCTGAAAGCTCTCCGGCGTTTTGTCCCGCCCGGACTTCAGGCGTCCGAGCTCCGTTTTTCCGTCCTGGTCGAGCACCACGAAGGTGGGGTAGCCGCGGATGCCATATTCGTCCTTCAATGCATTGTTGCGTTCGACATACTTTTCGGGCACCAGGCTTTTATCCTTCGGAAAATCAATCAGCACCATCATGAGGTTGTCTTTGGCATAGGTTGCCCATTCCGGCTTGGTGAAAACATTTTCCTCCATGACCTTGCACCAGCCGCACCAGTCCGAGCCGGAAAAATCCAGCAGGATTGGCAACTGCTTTTCCTGCGCCACCTTTTTTGCGGCCTCGTAGTCCATCGTCCATTTGCCCGGCACCGCGCCATCGGCATCGAACTCGACGCCCGCCATGGTTCCGTTCACTGCACCCGACAGCAGCAAGGCTGCCCCGATCATCCATGTTGTGTTCTTCATGCAATATCTCCTGTTAGGTTTATGATTCCCGTAATGCACAGGGTGTGCCATCGGCATGTCGCTTCAAAAACCTTATGGATTCCAACAATTCTTGTCCCTTCTGTTTCCCTGTTGGACATGGAATGCCTATCCGGTAGCCATTCGCTGTCCAAGTCGGCATAGGGCACCGTCCGGCAGGACGACAGGAGGAGGGCGGCCAGCAAGCCAGCGATGTGGAGGGTCGCCGGCCTCGCCGGCCGGGCAACGTTTCGTTGCCTGCCGTGGAGTGGTGCGGGGAGGTCGGCGTTGGCGCCGACCGGGCTGAGAGGTCTCTGCCCCTCCAGCACATCCGATACAGCAACTGTGCGTTGTGTTTTCATTCTCCACCTCCATCTCTGGATAAATGCGAAGCCTAGCGTTTTCGGAACAGGCCTGGATCATCATCGAACAGCTCGATGTTGCCACTGTTTTCAATAAACACTTTGCGCAGTTCCTCCGTGGTTTTGAGGTTGTTGGAAACCACGTCTTCATTGAGCAACCGAACATCCAATACGCCGTTCGTGATGGCATAGCGGGCAACATGGAACAGATGGTTTTTATCGGCCTCCTCCACATCGCCTTCGCCGGTTCCGATGGCTTCGAGCTGCACGCAGGCCACGCCGCCCAATTTGATCGGGTAGCCGCGGTAATAGATGCTGTTTTGGCCCATGGGGTGGTGGATCAAATATTCGGTGCCCGAGTACCTCAGCACCATCATCCGGTCGTCCTCATCCTCGTGGACGCCTTTCCTCGGCACGGGCTCCCAAAGCCCGATGAGTGCCTGATCGATCGCGATCGTGTGCTCCTTCACCAGCGGCTCCTCGTATTCGCAGCCCGCGATTAAAACGACTGCCGCGGCCATTGTTGTCATGACTAGCGCTTTCATCCTCTTCCTCCATTCTTGAACTTCATGGTGAATATATGACCGTGATGGTATCGCTGGCGGTTCCCTTTCCTTCGTCCGAGGCCACCGTTACGGTGATGGGGTTTTCGCCGGGCTCCAGGTTGACGTCCGCGAACCAGGTTCCATGACCGTCGTTATAGAGGACATAGCCTGGAACCGTGCGGTCGGTCAGGGCGTTGTAGGCGAAGACCTCCCACGTGGTGTTGTCGCATCTGCCTCCCAGCCGGACGGCGGTGAAGTCCGTCTGGTAGACCTCTTCCTCGGTCGGGTTCTTGATGGTTACCCACGGGGCGTCGTCATCATTCCCTTCGCGATCTTCATTGCATCCGGTGCAAAGGAGCACCGCGGAAAGGAGGGCCGTCATGGCAATCCTTGAAAACGCAATTTTCATCGTCAGTCTCCGTTGCGCTGCGCCACCCGCTTCAGGATAACGGCATTATCCAGATCCCATAATCCATTGGGATTGCTGCGGAAATAGGTGTCCTGCTCTTGCTTGGTGCCTTCCAGGGCATAGTCGCAGGAGCCATAGCCGCAGTTGGTCTTTCGCGCATTTATCTTGTTGGCCTTTGCATCGGCCTTGAGCTTGTCGGAATCGACATTGAACAGGATCGCAGTGTCGGGACTCTCTTTGTCCGTTGCCGGAACAACCACGCGGAGGATGGTGTAAAGTTGGTCTTTTCCATCTTCGTTGCATTGGATGCTCAGGAAGAGTTGGTCGTCGAGTTCGGAGAGCACCACCTCGAACGATTCCGTCGCGTAGTCGCCTTTCTTATTGTCCCATTCCATGGCCGCAACAACGAGCGTGTTGGATTCGGTGCAGTGCACGTGGTAGACACCTTTGTCGCAAAGCATCCAATCGCTTTCAACGGCAAGAAAGCCATTGGTGAGAACCACCTTTTCGCCGGGGTAGTATGCGGACTTTAGCGAGCTGCATCCGGCCACCGCGATGACCAGGGCCAGTAGGCAGGTTGTTTGGAGGGGCGGGTTCTTCCCCGCCCGCATTTGCCCTAGCCACTGCCGGAGCCGGAGGAACCCGTCGCTCCATCGAAATGCCAGGATCGCCGTTGTTTTCATTGCCATCACCAATCGTGCATATGTCCGAAATCCCGCGCGAGGTTGCGCATTTCCTTCTCGTTCGTTTCGAGCAGGTTGGTGAAAACCTCCTTGATGCGCTTGGAATGGGCGCGCTTGACGACCTCGCGGTAGAGCTCCGACAGGCGTTCGTCGAGCCGCAGCACCTCGCGCAGCACGGCCTCCGCGTCCATCTCGTGCGTCAGCTCGGCCGGGGCGAGATAATCCTCCACCCCGATGTTGGGCGGGAACTGCAGCCAGGTGTCGGTAACATCGTGCGACACCTGTTTCTCATAGACTTCCAGCGCCTCTTCGTGTCGCTGTTCGGCTTCGCCGAGATAGTCGAGCAGGATCTTCACCCGCACCTTGTCGGTTTCGGCGCTCAGCGTGCCGTAGTATTCAGCCAGCCGGGTGTGGAAATCCCGCGCTTGGTCGATCACATCCATGATTCTTTCCTGGCTCATTTCATACCTCCATTCCCTTCAACCCCTAAAGAGGGGTATACGCCGATCTTTGTTGTTTGCAAGAGAAAACATGAGTGCGCTAACAGGCATTTCCATGCCGAATTGCGGGCTGTTCTTGAGCCAGGGAAATCATGACGGTCGTTAAAAATGGCGCATTTCGCAGGGCTGTGTTTCCGACCGCTTCAGGTAAAGCATGTCGCCGGGGTTTTCCGCGGGGAATCCTTCCGGCCGTTGGACGTCGTCTTTCCCGTGGGCGATCCGCATCTTGAGCCTGCCGCCCTTCTGGAACTTAACGATGCACTTCATTATGGTTGCGGGGCCGGAGCCGCCAACGGCCACGATGTCCAGCGAGGCGGGGGTGGTGGAGGGGTCATACGTATACGTCATGCTCCCGCCGCGCTCCAGGGCCATTCTGCGGGTGGACTCCGTATAGCCGGTAATCATGTCGGCCTGTCCGTTCTCGTCGAAAACAAAGGTAATGAAGCCATAGTTTTCGGAATCGAAATGCCGCCACACGCCGATGATTTTCCTGGGATCGTCTAGCGCCAATTCCGGCGGTTTGGCATCGTCCGGTTCAATGACTCCGTTCCCGTCCACATCGAACGCGGCAAAGTTGCGTTCCGCCGTGGAAGGATTGAACCGCTTCCCTTGCTCCTGCATGTAGGCTTCGCCGAACGAAAAATATTCATCCTTCGTAACCTTTCCGTCGGAGTTGGTGTCCATGGCGCGAAACAGCTTTTCACCCATTGTCCGCACGGGTTCTGCCATGTCTTTCCCGGTTGCGTTCAGCAATATGCCAGGCAGGCAAAGCATCGTAATAATTCCAGCCGATCTCGTGATGTTTCTTTTCATTGCGCACCTCCCGGTTGCATCTTGCCCAACCGCATCGGGTGTGCCATGTCGTTGCGGGGTGTGCGGAGGGCTTTGGCCGCAAAGGGTTATGGCATTGGAGGTGTGCGTGGTATTTCCGGTGGATGAACGTTTTGTGCATGCGAGACCTGCCTTCCGTGTATGGGGCATTGCCCAAGAATGCAGGGGGGGCGCTGGCTTCTGTGGCTGGTTCGATCAACCGCCATGTCACCCGAAATGCGGGCACATATTTACCTTCGAATCCCGGTTCCTTGCAATAAATCCACTATTCCTCCCAACCAATCATCCAGAACCGTAAGATTACGTAGATTGTGGTCGAACTGGGATTGTGCTTGATTATAATCTTCGCCTGTCTAGGATTTCAAATATCACGGAAAAGGAGATGTGTAGATGAGAGTAAGATTGGTGGTTGGGTTGTTGATGGTTGGTTGTGCTGGTTTGGCTCACGCAGGGGTCACTCCCTATGCAAGCCTCGACGGTGGTGCGGTTTGGTTAAGCGATACATACGAAGTCAGGACGGATACCGGTTGGATTTTTGAAGGCGCGGTCGGAATGGGTATCGATGGAGCGTTTCCCCCCATTCGCGTCGAGTTGGCCTCTGGATACCAGAAAAGTAATTTAGCGCAAAACGGGAACGGGGTTTCCGGTGGAAAGATGGGGATCGGCAATGTTATGGCGAACCTCTATCTGGACATCATGGACTTCGATTCCGGCTATGTTCGCGAGGGCTCCCATTTTACGCCGTTTGTACCCTACGTTTTTGCCGGTATCGGCGCGGCCTATTCCCATGCGGAATGGGACGGCGAAACCGCAGAGGACACGAAGGTTGCCGGCAACCTCGGCGCGGGATGCGGTTGGTACATCACCAGCCACTTGATGATGGATGTGAAATATAAATATTTCTTCAGCCGCGATATGGAGATCGAAAACCAGTACGAGGTCGACCTGACCTCCCACCAGATTCTGGCGGGTCTTCGCTACATGTTCTAAGGCGAATCAGTGTTCGTTCATAATGCCGGCCATTGGCCGGCATTTTTTATGAGCTGCTCCAGGCACTGGAACGCGGCAGGGGTGTCGTTGAGGCAGGGGATCATGCGGAACGATTCGCCACCGGCTTCCAGGAAGGTTTCCTGGCCGCGCAGCTCGATCTCCTCAAGCGTTTCAAGGCAGTCGCAAAAGAAGGCCGGGCAAATGACGGCCAATTGCTTGATTCCGCGCGTCGGCAGCTCCTGCAGCACCGCGTCGGTGTAGGGTTCCATCCACTTGGCCCGGCCCAGCCGCGACTGGAACGAGACGGAATAACGCTCCGGGGGAATGCCCGCCGCCTCGACGACGGCCCTGGTGGTCTCGAAACATTGGTGGCGGTAGCAGGTGGCATGGGCCGGCGACTCCGTTGTGCAGCAATTCGCCGAAGCCAGGCAATGGCCGCCGGTTGGGTCGGTCTTCTTCAGGTGCCGTTCCGGCAGGCCGTGGTAGCTGAACAAAATATGCTCGTCCACCTCCTTCAGGGCGTCGGCCAGCGGTTGGATGTAGGTGGGTTCCCGATAGAACGGAGGGGCCACGCGCAGGGTCACCCGGTTTCCCAGCACCTTCTTAACCCCCGCCACGCAAGAGCCGACGGTGGCCATGGCATACTGCGGGAACAGCGGCAACAGGCAGATCTCATCCACCCCTTGCGCCAGCAGGTTCTCGGTCGCCTGCTTGAACGAGGGGGTGCCGTAGGCCATGCCCACTTCAGCGCCAAGCCCGTCGGCAAGGCGGGTGCAGTAGTGGACCAGCGGCGAACCGTTTTCGGTCCAGATGGCTTGGTAGGCCTCGGCCGACTGCGCCGGGCGCTTGGGCAGGATGGCCCAATGCACCAGGGCATAGCGAAGGGGGAGGGGCAGATCGATCACAAACGGATCCATCAGGAACTCCTCCAGGTAGATCCGCAGCGCCTCTTCCGTCGGCGCATCCGGCGACCCCGTGTTCATCAATAAAATACCGCGTTTCATATTTTTTAAACACTAAGGCACGAAGAGCACTAAGGTTCGTGTCGCTTTGTGTCCTTTGCGTCTTCGTGGTTAATTATTTTGTCTGCAACGTTGATGCCGGAGAGGATGGAGTTGGCAACGGAAATGCCGTCGCGGTAGTGGCCGGCGAAATGGATGCCCGGATATGCGCCTTCGATCTGCTTCATGTGGTTGAGATATTTTTCATAGCCAACAACATATTGCGGGATCGCCTTCGGCCAGACGCTCAGGTGCTTGTAGTCCGGTTCGCCGTCAAGGCCGAGCAGATCCTTCAGATCCTTCAGGGCGTTGGCGAGTAGCATCTCCTCATCCATCAACGCACGGTCGGGCGACTGCGATCCGCCGATGAAGACCGTCAGCAAGGCCATGCCGCCCGGTGCGCGCTCGGCGAAGATCGACGATGGGAACAGGGCGCCCAGCGAGAAGCGGTTTTCAATCTTCGGGATCAGCATGCCGAATCCGTTGAGCGCGTGCATGAACTGGTTGATGCCGAATCCGAGCGACAGGCTGGCGACCGGCGGATAATAAACCGCGGAAAGCGGTGCCAGGTCGAATGGAACGTTCAGTTCGGTTTGCGCATGGGTGGGGATGGCAAGCACCACATCCGTGAATTCCTCGCAGTTGACCAGCCACTTGCCCTCATCCAGCGGTTGAATCCCGGCCACGGGTGTGTTCAACCGGATGGCTTCGCCCAGCTTGGCGGCGAGCTGCCTGGGCAGCACCTCCATGCCGTCGTCGAAGGTGAACATGCGCGCATCCTTCGTGGCCACCTCCTCCCGCTGCTTGCGCTCCTTTGCCCCATTGATCGCCCCCTTGATGAGCGACCCATACTTTTGTTCCAGCGCATAGAGCTTGGGAAAGGCGTGGCAGGTGGAAAGCTTGGCGGGATCGCCGGCATAGACGCCGCTAACGAACGGGTTGATGGCGTAGTCGAGAAACTCCTGCCCAAGGCGCCGCACCACAAAGTCGGCCAGGCTTTCCTGTTCGTTCGATTTCGATTTGATGAACGGCTCGCGCAGCAGCCGCAGTTTTGCCCGGGTGGAAAAGGCATCCGAGAGAATGAAGGCTTGCGGCGAGGTTGGGAGGGCAATGGGCTTGCCGTCGCGAACGATGAAACGGTTGTTGGCTTCCGGCTTGGATGGCAACTTGTTGCCTTCAAGCCCCAGCCGTGCAATCAGTTTGCCGAGATGGGGGTGCGTATCAAGAATGGAGTTGGGGCCGCATTCCACCAGGAAGCCGTCTTCCCGCACGGTCTGGATGCAGCCGCCCACGCGGTCGGAAGCCTCGAACACCGTGCAGTCGATGCCCTTTTCCTTCAGTTCGAACGCGGCCGTCAGCCCCGTGATGCCCGCACCAATAATCGCTACCTTTTGCATGCCGCATTATTAACCGTGAATGCATCGGAAGGAAAGTTTGTAGTTCCACCTTTAGGCGGCCTTGCGTGGTCTGGCTGAAAAGTCAGCTGAGCTTTTCCGCATCCGAGATAAGGTTTTCGAGGTCGGCTTCAATGATGCCCCATACCACGCGCTCATCAATGCTATCATAGCCATGTGCTAGTATGTTGCGGAAGGAGATGATGCTCCTGTAGTCGCGAATCTTTTCCAGGACATTGCCATCGATGCGGCTGATCCGGTTTAGGGCTTCGCCTATGATCTCAAACTTGCGCTCGACGGCGGATTGGGTTTTGCGGTCGATCTGATACTCTTCGAACGACATGCCTGCAACGAACTACGCACTTCGTGGGCGTTCAAGAGCACATCGTTAATGCAATCAAGGAGCTTATTGTCCATAGACGCAAACCCCATTTTGCTTGATGTCTTGCCGGAGGGAGGGCTTCTTGATTGAAGATGCGGTTAGCAAGTCGATGGAAGTGTGCAGGGTGTCTTCGAGTTCGTGGAGCAGTCCGAAGAATTTCTTTGCGTATTCGGCGGGCGGAAGATCGCGGAACGAAACGCAAAAATCAATGTCGCTACCCATGTGTTGCTCGCCACGGGCGTACGAGCCAAACACATCGAGCCGCCGCACATCATAGCGCTTGCAGATGGGGGCCACTGATTTCTTTATTTCCGGCAAGTTCATGGTGGCAGGCTAGTAGGATGAACCTCCCATGGCAATTTATTTTGATAGGATTACAGGGGGCGGCTACGGTTTGGATACCCGTGCCGGCGTTTCGTTGACGAGGGTGATGTTCTCCGCGATCGGCGCTCCGCTTTTGCGTTGATAGAACGCATAGCCTTTGTTCGTCGCCTGCTCGATGGAGAATCCTGCCGGAACATAGGCGCGGTTGCGTGTGGTCAGCTTAATGGTGTGGCCCGTTCCGTTGACGGTCGCGAGGACCGTGTTGGCCAGGCCATTGCGGCTGTCCAGAATGTCGAGCTCGACCTTGGCATTCTTGGAGGAATAATAGGGGCAGCTCAGCGCTTCCGCGTAGCGGGCATTCGCCCGGCAGTTTTCCAGCAGATCGTTGTGGCCGATATTAAAGCCGGCGGCAATGCAGTCCGTCACTTCGCAGTTGATGGCCACGTCCCCGCCGGAGCTGAGGCCAATGCAGATGCCGCGGCGCATTTGGCGCACCGTGCAGTCGCGAATGGTCGTGTTTTGCGTGGGGATATTGTTTTCGCCGCCGTGGGGATACATGCGGATGCCGTCTTCGCTCAGGGAAAGCATCTCATCGGGAAGGATGCTCCCGTCGTCGGCCACAACGACGCCTTCAACATAGCCCCCCGAGCGGGCTTTGAAATCCTGTTCAAAAGCAAAGCCCGACTCCTCCGCAAGAATTTCGTTCGTAGGGCGCAGCAGGCCATCCACATGGCAGTTTTCAATCAGGGTGTTTTCCGCCCCCTGCACAAAGATCGCGTGCCCCATTGCGCGCATATGCACCTTGCAGTTGATCAGCTTGGAATGTTTCGCCGGCCAGCCCACCCGGATACCGTTCATTTTGCGCACCACGCCGCCGCCCAGGCCGTACAGGCTGCCGTAGCCCCACGGCGATGATCCGGAGGTGGTGATGTCCACATCCTTTAGCGTCACGTTCGATCCCACCACATTGAAAATCTTGTTGCGGCTCTGTGCGCTGTGTTCCCCGCCAATGTTCCTGGTCGTCAGCCCCTCGAACACGATGCGGTCGCCAATCAGGTCGACCACGCAATAGAAGCCGTTCTTGCCCGGCACGACGCCAAACTTTGAGAACAGCCGGTTGTCGATCTCGAACGTGACGCCGCTCATGTCGAAATGGGAATCGTTGCCCGTGAAGCGGAAAAAATGGTGATCCGGCGCATCCTCGACCTGGTAAACCCCCGGCTTCATCCGCACCTTGACGTTGTCCTTGGCAAGGTATTCGCGGAATTCCTTCAATGAACCGGTTTCAACAAACGCGCTGTCCGTTTTGGACAAGGCCGTGCCGCACACGGCAACTGCGATCAATAGGGATAGTATGGTTTTCATGGAGCCATTAAACCATGGATGGGCATTGGTTCGCACGAACAATGTACAATGGGCATCCCGCTCGTTTCCCGCATGGCGGGGATTGCTGGGGAATAAGCAAGCGGGACGCTTGCTCCAGCTTGTTGAGAAACCCTGTGCTGTATAGCGACCTGCTTTGCGTGGGAGAGTGGACAGAATGATTTTCATTACACCTTCCTACTGAAGGATTTTAAATTATTCTGTCACTAAATTATCCTGTCTCCCAAACTCGTGGGATCATCGCCTGTTCGTGACGGTGTTACTTTGTCAACAGTCTGAAGCAAGCGGGACGCTTGCTCTACACTGAAGCATACCGCCCGCCGTCCATGCGCAAGGCCTGCACCTGGTCGCGCAGGGCTTTCTGCCAGGGTTGTTTATGTGGGGCAGGCTTTCCTGCCTACCCTTGCGCGGATGGGCAGGCTGGAAAGCCTGCCCCACGTACGTCCAGCTCGCCCTTTGCGGGACGGCTTCCAGGCATTGGAATTCGGGGCGGAGCCAGCGGATGGTGCCTTGCGCCTCGGCGGCGGCGTGGGCGGCGTTGAGGGCGACGAGGCGCTC
This DNA window, taken from Pontiella desulfatans, encodes the following:
- a CDS encoding nucleotidyltransferase family protein; its protein translation is MNLPEIKKSVAPICKRYDVRRLDVFGSYARGEQHMGSDIDFCVSFRDLPPAEYAKKFFGLLHELEDTLHTSIDLLTASSIKKPSLRQDIKQNGVCVYGQ
- a CDS encoding ferrochelatase; its protein translation is MKRGILLMNTGSPDAPTEEALRIYLEEFLMDPFVIDLPLPLRYALVHWAILPKRPAQSAEAYQAIWTENGSPLVHYCTRLADGLGAEVGMAYGTPSFKQATENLLAQGVDEICLLPLFPQYAMATVGSCVAGVKKVLGNRVTLRVAPPFYREPTYIQPLADALKEVDEHILFSYHGLPERHLKKTDPTGGHCLASANCCTTESPAHATCYRHQCFETTRAVVEAAGIPPERYSVSFQSRLGRAKWMEPYTDAVLQELPTRGIKQLAVICPAFFCDCLETLEEIELRGQETFLEAGGESFRMIPCLNDTPAAFQCLEQLIKNAGQWPAL
- a CDS encoding outer membrane protein, whose product is MRVRLVVGLLMVGCAGLAHAGVTPYASLDGGAVWLSDTYEVRTDTGWIFEGAVGMGIDGAFPPIRVELASGYQKSNLAQNGNGVSGGKMGIGNVMANLYLDIMDFDSGYVREGSHFTPFVPYVFAGIGAAYSHAEWDGETAEDTKVAGNLGAGCGWYITSHLMMDVKYKYFFSRDMEIENQYEVDLTSHQILAGLRYMF
- a CDS encoding thioredoxin family protein, whose protein sequence is MKNTTWMIGAALLLSGAVNGTMAGVEFDADGAVPGKWTMDYEAAKKVAQEKQLPILLDFSGSDWCGWCKVMEENVFTKPEWATYAKDNLMMVLIDFPKDKSLVPEKYVERNNALKDEYGIRGYPTFVVLDQDGKTELGRLKSGRDKTPESFQAELKNLLRFRQAEVEKYCAALSGEDRKTYRGFLDELATKQAEQKLAEKEEAEARAKARQLKRDVGELEEKMLEFRVAQLDEEERKKFEELETKLEETGKKLSDWMRSKPERNDENMKLYEAMQAEIQEIEQQISQY
- the hemG gene encoding protoporphyrinogen oxidase, which gives rise to MQKVAIIGAGITGLTAAFELKEKGIDCTVFEASDRVGGCIQTVREDGFLVECGPNSILDTHPHLGKLIARLGLEGNKLPSKPEANNRFIVRDGKPIALPTSPQAFILSDAFSTRAKLRLLREPFIKSKSNEQESLADFVVRRLGQEFLDYAINPFVSGVYAGDPAKLSTCHAFPKLYALEQKYGSLIKGAINGAKERKQREEVATKDARMFTFDDGMEVLPRQLAAKLGEAIRLNTPVAGIQPLDEGKWLVNCEEFTDVVLAIPTHAQTELNVPFDLAPLSAVYYPPVASLSLGFGINQFMHALNGFGMLIPKIENRFSLGALFPSSIFAERAPGGMALLTVFIGGSQSPDRALMDEEMLLANALKDLKDLLGLDGEPDYKHLSVWPKAIPQYVVGYEKYLNHMKQIEGAYPGIHFAGHYRDGISVANSILSGINVADKIINHEDAKDTKRHEP
- a CDS encoding right-handed parallel beta-helix repeat-containing protein — protein: MKTILSLLIAVAVCGTALSKTDSAFVETGSLKEFREYLAKDNVKVRMKPGVYQVEDAPDHHFFRFTGNDSHFDMSGVTFEIDNRLFSKFGVVPGKNGFYCVVDLIGDRIVFEGLTTRNIGGEHSAQSRNKIFNVVGSNVTLKDVDITTSGSSPWGYGSLYGLGGGVVRKMNGIRVGWPAKHSKLINCKVHMRAMGHAIFVQGAENTLIENCHVDGLLRPTNEILAEESGFAFEQDFKARSGGYVEGVVVADDGSILPDEMLSLSEDGIRMYPHGGENNIPTQNTTIRDCTVRQMRRGICIGLSSGGDVAINCEVTDCIAAGFNIGHNDLLENCRANARYAEALSCPYYSSKNAKVELDILDSRNGLANTVLATVNGTGHTIKLTTRNRAYVPAGFSIEQATNKGYAFYQRKSGAPIAENITLVNETPARVSKP
- a CDS encoding EF-hand domain-containing protein, with the protein product MKRNITRSAGIITMLCLPGILLNATGKDMAEPVRTMGEKLFRAMDTNSDGKVTKDEYFSFGEAYMQEQGKRFNPSTAERNFAAFDVDGNGVIEPDDAKPPELALDDPRKIIGVWRHFDSENYGFITFVFDENGQADMITGYTESTRRMALERGGSMTYTYDPSTTPASLDIVAVGGSGPATIMKCIVKFQKGGRLKMRIAHGKDDVQRPEGFPAENPGDMLYLKRSETQPCEMRHF
- a CDS encoding HepT-like ribonuclease domain-containing protein, with product MSFEEYQIDRKTQSAVERKFEIIGEALNRISRIDGNVLEKIRDYRSIISFRNILAHGYDSIDERVVWGIIEADLENLISDAEKLS
- a CDS encoding ferritin family protein, with the translated sequence MSQERIMDVIDQARDFHTRLAEYYGTLSAETDKVRVKILLDYLGEAEQRHEEALEVYEKQVSHDVTDTWLQFPPNIGVEDYLAPAELTHEMDAEAVLREVLRLDERLSELYREVVKRAHSKRIKEVFTNLLETNEKEMRNLARDFGHMHDW